A genomic region of Trypanosoma brucei brucei TREU927 chromosome 3, complete sequence contains the following coding sequences:
- a CDS encoding lipase domain protein, putative (similar to Lipase precursor (EC 3.1.1.3) (Triacylglycerol lipase). (Swiss-Prot:P19515) [Rhizomucor miehei]) produces the protein MERRQAGGNLLDSMNSASVHVNDLPAEFPRFPPQTISTGVASQSHRKKSPASGPPMNGSHSFSRHTNTGTVPAIPRAPRRCRLTNNAPFPDPACVDCQRHSCSRHSGGSTLAGGVELQIEGLTRFVWRCIYFLWLAALVAGIVLQSLPSITWRVLDICGRDAPDMWKYGTWNSNCATIELEDRHTDTYRVQWNGRPYSVDFGDPLLRFRSLVINLASPDDWEVFHPDERRFTLRVAIPFMEENSNWSTAPLPIVCRRGDDRCVYINLPPGAVLNDTGGGRVSLSLSDVPGSIARNINNSAVGILFQGRAYALTVLIWRYIALTITVLHAIRFVVNLKYNNSLYEQWWVLVLLLASVLYLNPLTALAISPDRLPLPLEFLELHVPWWFVAVVVSYMFSVITASMPRAANPTKQEGAKNLGCLSRMKACFCRSRSIYDPPLWTKVVGVLFIIIAIGLDIAVAWRCCSATLHGRGSGKKIYIYLLCSLFGFGSLVCCIMLYRLRRSMSKKSYLDSRPQQLACRVFMFMFFTAIIFSITQFALFYVLDFRIPGMLAWQPLIQLPALLVWPVLVNVMTLIYTTRHRPETVPVHPRDTRWKESVWPDDWYRWLVRHGGSMYIFHTEKEEASFNWKQLEYRVRRYLVRLKRRGSVHNLSLLLQSIPNDSSSPPVEGPSDPSINYTIMCSVHSRPQDIEFWKGLRESICNRGAAEIVNMDMTSTCFLPYVEAGRENDLGPERPSGASQVMRQNVGREGGGSRAPLLENDGGALNGSVALRLSSTTGDAPPGDGERRLGSVDDHSEDSGDDGGSTNNPKSVWQALRGVISASVRGAGRNLFERPAHAFERAETYLLDAVQQRMHEPLYLPFFNLETAIDCFNIAFESYNWKGQSHARAQERKVGTSGRCRGSSNYRSNARESAAYPRETDPDACSTSQGDVEMRKFCPSTEQQSVAATPDHNGTPTIDVEQYGYKPIAVFEALDVVAVCAVMDTEFLHHRGKAPRIVIAFRGTANMSNVREDIKMRRRAWDEMKTDRDNASLKSSCCWEPTVHSGFLEIWEAHQTSIEEKLGGFLKDNSSTVYRVFCTGHSMGGAVACLCAYSVRRMLREIEYPLDEVTVYTFGQPPMGNAAFQTAYDKAIPRTFRVVNESDTFATFRLYGTQVGTEVDINRHGNYICKPTYMEQRCHPMKNKVFGIEGHQVKSYARSLNALALDTSCKIRASGDPEASYVAEPGREPDAM, from the coding sequence ATGGAGAGGAGACAGGCGGGCGGGAATTTGCTGGACTCTATGAATTCTGCATCAGTGCACGTGAACGACCTTCCAGCTGAGTTCCCCCGTTTTCCACCGCAAACAATTAGCACGGGCGTTGCTTCTCAGAGTCACCGCAAAAAGTCACCGGCTTCGGGACCCCCGATGAACGGGAGTCATTCTTTTTCTCGTCATACAAACACAGGAACTGTACCTGCCATACCGCGCGCCCCACGGCGGTGCCGACTTACAAACAACGCACCATTCCCGGACCCCGCCTGCGTGGACTGCCAAAGGCATAGCTGCTCAAGACATTCAGGCGGCAGCACGTTGGCGGGGGGAGTGGAGCTGCAGATTGAAGGGCTTACGCGCTTCGTTTGGCGGtgtatttactttttatggTTGGCAGCCCTTGTCGCCGGTATAGTTTTGCAATCCTTGCCCTCTATTACATGGAGGGTGCTGGACATCTGTGGAAGGGATGCGCCTGATATGTGGAAATATGGGACATGGAATAGCAACTGTGCGACCATAGAGCTGGAGGACAGACACACCGATACCTACCGTGTTCAGTGGAATGGGCGACCATATTCTGTGGACTTTGGTGACCCGTTGCTGCGGTTCCGTAGCCTCGTAATTAACCTGGCCAGTCCTGACGACTGGGAGGTTTTCCATCCTGACGAGCGCAGGTTCACACTGAGGGTTGCGATTCCCTTTATGGAGGAGAACAGCAACTGGTCTACTGCCCCGTTGCCGATAGTGTGCCGTCGTGGGGACGATCGATGCGTTTACATAAACCTGCCGCCGGGTGCGGTTTTGAATGACACTGGTGGAGGACGCGTGTCTCTATCTCTTAGCGATGTCCCCGGAAGTATCGCTCGAAATATAAATAACTCAGCGGTTGGTATCCTTTTTCAAGGGCGTGCTTACGCCCTTACAGTGTTGATTTGGCGCTACATAGCCCTTACAATAACGGTTTTGCATGCTATACGGTTCGTAGTGAACCtgaaatacaacaacagcCTCTATGAACAGTGGTGGGTtttggtgctgctgttggcgtCTGTGTTGTATCTCAACCCCCTCACCGCCCTTGCCATATCTCCAGATCGGCTTCCACTGCCGCTGGAGTTCCTTGAACTTCACGTACCATGGTGGTTTGtagcggtggtggtgagCTATATGTTTTCTGTTATTACTGCGTCCATGCCGCGCGCTGCGAATCCCACGAAACAGGAAGGCGCTAAAAACCTGGGATGCCTTAGCCGCATGAAGGCCTGCTTctgccgcagccgcagcaTATATGACCCTCCGTTGTGGACGAAGGTAGTGGGAGTGCTTTTTATCATTATAGCCATTGGGcttgacatagcagtggccTGGCGGTGCTGCTCTGCAACGCTACATGGGAGGGGGTCGGGTAAGAAAATCTACATTTACCTTCTCTGTTCTCTTTTCGGCTTTGGGTCGCTGGTCTGTTGTATTATGCTCTACCGTCTACGTCGGAGCATGTCAAAGAAATCATACCTGGATTCGAGACCTCAGCAACTTGCCTGCCGTGTTTTCATGTTTATGTTCTTTACGGCCATCATTTTCAGTATTACACAATTCGCTCTGTTTTACGTGCTCGATTTCAGAATCCCGGGTATGTTGGCGTGGCAACCACTTATACAGCTACCGGCGTTGTTGGTATGGCCAGTTTTGGTCAATGTCATGACTCTAATATACACTACCCGTCACCGCCCAGAGACGGTTCCCGTTCATCCGCGAGACACGCGCTGGAAAGAAAGTGTCTGGCCTGACGATTGGTACCGATGGCTTGTTCGCCATGGCGGCAGCATGTACATTTTTCATacagagaaggaggaggccTCCTTCAATTGGAAACAACTGGAGTACCGCGTACGGCGGTACCTTGTGAGGTTAAAGAGAAGGGGTAGTGTGCATAACTTATCTCTCCTTCTGCAGAGCATACCCAATGACTCTTCATCTCCACCGGTTGAGGGGCCGAGTGACCCCTCGATAAATTATACCATTATGTGCTCCGTTCACTCCCGTCCCCAGGATATAGAGTTCTGGAAGGGTCTGAGAGAGTCGATTTGTAATCGAGGCGCAGCCGAGATTGTCAACATGGACATGACGTCCACGTGCTTCCTACCGTACGTTGAAGCAGGGAGGGAAAACGATTTGGGGCCCGAGAGACCGTCAGGCGCATCCCAAGTGATGAGACAAAATGTTGGCAGGGAAGGAGGTGGGTCCCGAGCTCCGCTGCTAGAAAACGATGGGGGAGCTCTCAACGGTTCCGTGGCGTTGAGGTTGAGCTCCACCACCGGGGATGCACCTCCCGGTGACGGGGAGCGTCGTCTGGGGTCTGTGGATGATCATTCAGAGGATAGCGGCGACGATGGAGGGTCAACTAATAACCCAAAGAGTGTGTGGCAAGCACTCCGTGGTGTAATTTCCGCGTCGGTGAGGGGAGCCGGGAGGAACTTATTCGAACGACCTGCTCATGCGTTTGAGCGTGCCGAAACCTATCTTTTGGATGCTGTTCAGCAAAGGATGCACGAACCCCTGTACCTCCCGTTTTTCAATCTTGAGACAGCCATTGACTGCTTCAACATAGCGTTTGAATCGTACAATTGGAAGGGACAGTCGCACGCCCGGGcccaagaaagaaaggttgGAACCTCGGGCCGCTGCCGCGGCTCTTCAAACTACCGTTCAAATGCTCGCGAATCCGCTGCTTACCCCCGGGAAACGGACCCAGACGCGTGCAGCACGTCGCAAGGTGATGTTGAGATGCGCAAATTTTGCCCTAGTACAGAACAACAGTCTGTGGCAGCCACTCCAGACCATAACGGGACGCCCACTATCGATGTGGAACAATACGGTTATAAGCCAATCGCTGTGTTTGAGGCACTTGATGTAGTGGCTGTTTGTGCTGTCATGGACACTGAATTTTTGCACCATCGTGGCAAGGCCCCTCGAATCGTTATCGCATTCCGAGGAACAGCAAATATGAGCAACGTGAGGGAGGACATCAAGATGCGCCGCCGTGCTTGGGATGAAATGAAGACCGATAGGGACAATGCGTCTCTGAAGTCGAGTTGCTGCTGGGAACCAACGGTCCACTCCGGATTTTTGGAGATCTGGGAAGCACACCAAACTTCTATTGAAGAAAAACTTGGCGGGTTCTTAAAGGACAATTCTTCCACTGTTTACCGTGTGTTTTGCACGGGCCACAGCATGGGGGGTGCTGTGGCTTGTCTTTGTGCCTACAGTGTGCGGCGTATGCTGCGGGAGATAGAATACCCCTTGGATGAGGTAACGGTTTACACGTTTGGTCAGCCCCCGATGGGGAACGCAGCGTTTCAAACCGCTTACGACAAGGCGATTCCCCGAACGTTTCGTGTTGTAAACGAGAGTGACACATTTGCAACGTTCCGGCTTTACGGCACGCAAGTTGGCACCGAAGTGGATATTAACCGCCATGGCAATTACATCTGTAAGCCCACGTATATGGAGCAACGGTGCCACCCAATGAAGAATAAGGTGTTTGGAATCGAGGGCCATCAGGTGAAGTCTTATGCCCGCTCGCTCAATGCCTTGGCGCTCGACACATCCTGCAAGATACGTGCTTCCGGCGATCCAGAGGCGTCATATGTGGCCGAGCCTGGACGCGAGCCGGATGCCATGTAA